One segment of Ascochyta rabiei chromosome 7, complete sequence DNA contains the following:
- a CDS encoding Triacylglycerol lipase, whose translation MKRRPLCTSASRVTASLLLSFLAVSSAAEVPLLPLLPPTSPHAHNTDREFTLRHIYHHGTYKYPDLHRRLDVPDKAAVWMADYDGSPTREPVPVLRAKSEMMSIERMVHRDRATIDGILDYGRMRGKAVQLAADDWTIDQLPGPNVTDRETVLSFARMASNAYILEPNTGEWEDVGGGFNYTEDFGWESDGLRGHIFADTENATVVIGLKGTSPAMFDGSETTTNDKINDNLFFSCCCGQGGQYLWRQVCDCQTAAYTCNSTCLVTALREKNRYYYAAQDLYHNVTALYPHAEIWMAGHSLGGAVSSFLSLTYGHPTVTFEAVPEAMPAARLGLPTPPGHQVGSLQKRKMTGGYHFGHTADPVFMGQCNTATSVCTIGGYAMQSVCHTGQKCTYDTVKDFGWRVGIGTHKIAEVIRDVILKYDQPAKCEPYVDCTDCYPWEYFESNGTETTTSSKSKPTSTATLTRSTRTRTETCRTPGWWGCLDESTTGSATSTTISTLTSSTSTCKTPGWFGCKDKDPGEETSTVTKTSRLTSPALVPSVTTTSSSSTSSAVTSSCRYPGWFGGCLDGDDPPGHSRSSRKSIIPTPTASPTTCTDEGWFGLICYDETKTKKGKTSEKTTTAERTEM comes from the coding sequence atgAAACGACGACCCCTCTGCACCTCTGCCTCACGCGTCACAGCCTCGCTACTGCTGTCGTTCCTCGCCGTCAGCAGCGCTGCCGAGGTGCCGCTGCTGCCTCTGCTGCCGCCGACATCGCCCCACGCTCACAACACCGACAGGGAATTTACCCTCCGCCACATCTACCACCATGGCACCTACAAGTACCCGGACCTGCACCGCCGCCTCGACGTCCCGGACAAGGCCGCAGTGTGGATGGCCGATTACGACGGCTCCCCCACGCGGGAACCGGTGCCAGTCTTGCGCGCCAAGTCGGAGATGATGAGCATCGAGAGGATGGTGCACAGGGACAGAGCCACCATCGACGGCATACTGGACTATGGTCGCATGCGGGGCAAGGCGGTGCAGCTAGCTGCTGACGACTGGACCATCGACCAACTGCCAGGGCCCAACGTGACGGACAGAGAAACGGTCCTCAGCTTCGCGCGCATGGCATCCAACGCCTACATCCTCGAGCCAAACACGGGCGAGTGGGAAGATGTCGGCGGAGGCTTCAACTACACCGAAGACTTCGGCTGGGAGTCTGATGGCCTGCGCGGACACATCTTTGCTGATACCGAGAACGCCACCGTTGTCATAGGGCTCAAGGGCACCTCGCCTGCCATGTTTGACGGCTCAGAAACTACCACAAACGACAAGATCAACGACAACCTGTTCttcagctgctgctgtggcCAGGGCGGTCAGTACCTCTGGCGCCAGGTCTGCGATTGTCAGACAGCGGCTTACACTTGCAACTCAACATGTCTGGTCACTGCGCTTCGAGAGAAGAACCGCTACTACTATGCAGCCCAGGATCTCTACCACAACGTCACCGCCTTGTACCCACATGCCGAGATCTGGATGGCTGGTCACTCGCTTGGTGGTGCCGTGTCCTCTTTTCTCTCCCTGACCTATGGACATCCGACTGTGACTTTTGAAGCGGTTCCTGAGGCCATGCCTGCAGCTCGACTCGGTCTACCAACTCCGCCTGGACACCAGGTGGGCTCTTTGCAAAAGCGTAAGATGACTGGTGGCTACCATTTCGGTCACACGGCAGACCCAGTCTTCATGGGCCAATGCAATACAGCGACGAGCGTGTGCACAATCGGCGGGTACGCAATGCAGAGTGTTTGTCACACCGGCCAGAAGTGTACGTACGACACGGTCAAGGATTTTGGCTGGCGCGTGGGCATCGGTACACACAAGATCGCTGAGGTGATCCGCGATGTCATCTTGAAGTACGACCAGCCAGCCAAATGCGAGCCCTACGTCGATTGCACCGACTGCTATCCATGGGAGTACTTTGAGAGTAACGGTACAGAGACAACCACTTCATCCAAATCAAAGCCAACGTCTACCGCCACCCTTACCCGCAGCACCCGCACACGTACAGAGACATGCAGGACACCAGGCTGGTGGGGCTGCCTCGACGAATCTACAACTGGCAGTGCCACCTCGACCACCATATCCACCTTGACGTCATCAACCTCTACATGCAAGACCCCTGGCTGGTTCGGCTGCAAGGACAAGGACCCAGGAGAGGAGACTTCCACCGTCACTAAGACATCACGCCTTACTAGTCCCGCACTAGTGCCCTCCGTCACAACCACCTCCTCTTCATCAACATCCTCCGCAGTGACCTCGTCGTGCAGATACCCTGGTTGGTTTGGGGGCTGCCTTGATGGTGATGATCCCCCAGGCCATTCGCGTAGCTCCCGCAAGTCGATAATTCCGACGCCTACCGCTTCTCCCACTACCTGTACGGATGAGGGTTGGTTCGGGCTCATCTGTTACGACgagacaaagacaaagaagGGCAAGACCTCTGAGAAAACGACCACTGCCGAGAGAACAGAGATGTAG